Proteins from one Nicotiana tabacum cultivar K326 chromosome 23, ASM71507v2, whole genome shotgun sequence genomic window:
- the LOC142177560 gene encoding E3 ubiquitin-protein ligase RING1-like, which yields MSSAGITVAGDGASLYFCHKCSNTVTITPSPTGDLLCPTCNSDFVEEYEEPDPDPDPYPNFPDPGYSLFSTLFNPSRSTTASLDSQNPRIYSSAQNPRDEILGSGGFDPIGYLMTHLSSQRASGINFEFVIEGGNGGSGLGLPANIGDYFIGPHFEELIQQLAENDPNRYGTPPASKSAVEGLPSIKVNEELLKSELAQCAVCKDDFELGLDVKQLPCKHVYHEGCILPWLELHNSCPVCRYELPTDDPDYENRGRDNAGGGESSGGGGSGGSGSGGSGGAIGGRRFTTIALQWPWGNFEGSESRGGQQNRESN from the coding sequence atgtcTTCCGCTGGAATCACCGTCGCTGGCGACGGCGCATCGCTGTACTTCTGCCACAAATGCAGCAACACCGTCACCATCACCCCTTCTCCGACCGGCGATCTCCTCTGTCCTACTTGCAACTCTGACTTCGTTGAAGAATACGAAGAACCGGATCCCGACCCGGATCCATATCCGAACTTCCCCGACCCGGGTTACTCCTTGTTCAGCACTTTATTTAATCCTTCTCGCTCTACCACCGCTTCTCTTGACTCCCAAAACCCTAGAATTTACTCCTCAGCCCAAAACCCTAGGGACGAGATCCTCGGGTCGGGTGGTTTCGACCCGATTGGCTATCTTATGACCCATTTATCATCTCAGAGGGCAAGTGGTATCAACTTCGAATTCGTGATTGAAGGGGGTAATGGGGGTAGCGGGTTAGGGTTACCGGCGAACATAGGGGACTATTTTATTGGGCCACATTTTGAAGAATTGATCCAACAATTAGCGGAAAATGACCCGAACCGCTATGGAACCCCACCCGCATCGAAATCAGCTGTTGAGGGGCTGCCCAGTATTAAAGTTAATGAGGAATTGCTTAAATCCGAGCTGGCACAGTGTGCTGTGTGTAAGGATGATTTTGAGCTAGGGTTAGATGTGAAACAGCTGCCATGTAAGCATGTTTATCATGAGGGTTGTATTCTCCCGTGGCTTGAGTTGCATAATTCGTGCCCTGTTTGTCGATACGAGTTGCCAACGGATGATCCTGATTATGAGAATAGGGGAAGGGATAATGCTGGTGGTGGGGAGTCGAGTGGTGGGGGCGGCAGTGGTGGTTCGGGTTCTGGAGGAAGTGGTGGGGCAATAGGAGGGAGAAGGTTTACTACTATAGCGTTGCAATGGCCTTGGGGGAACTTTGAAGGATCAGAGTCTCGTGGTGGACAGCAGAACAGGGAGTCGAATTAG